The genomic segment GAACGCGAGCAGCAGATTGGCCGCATGTTCGACGGCATCCATGTCCAATACTGGTCAGGCGGCACCACGATCGGCGTTGCCGGGATCGACCAGGCCGACATCAACAACAACATGCCGCAATGGATCCACGACCGCGGCCAACACGTCTGTGTTACGTGGTCGCCGCCGTACTCGATCGCCGACGTCAACGCAGGCAAGGCAGACTCGGTGTTCACCGTCGCGGCGAACCATTTCGGCTCCTACCAGTTCCCGATCATGCTCAGGTTGTGGTGGGAGTTCGACAACACCGCCGGATTCAAATGGTCCGTCGGTGGCACACCCAACATCGGCAGCCCGTTCGTCGCAGCATGGAGGCGGGTCGTCGGCATCTTCCAGGCAGCCGGCGCAACGAATGTCGGCTTCTGGTGGTGTCCCCTCGAGGGTTCACCCGACCGGCCAGGAATCAACGCCTCATACCCCGGAGACCAATACGTCGACTGGGTCGGCTCCGACGTCTACAACGGCGGCGACGGCTCATGGTCAACGCCCTTGCACTCCGGCTGGGCGTCGTTCGCCGAGTGCGCGTTGTACACCGGCGCGTCCGTCCCGTCCCAATACTCACTCTGGTCCGGGCGGAAACCCTTCGTCATCGGCGAGCTCGGCTGCCGCGCAGACCCGCGCAAAGGCGACTGGTGGCGAGCAATCCCCGCCGCTCTCCAAACCGCACCCCACATGGTCGGTCTGTCGATCTTCGACCAGGACGTGTCTAAGGCGGAACCCGGCAACAACTGGCTCATCGACACATCAGCGGATTCGCTTGCGGGGTTCAAGCAGATGGCGCAGGCACTCGCGTGAGCCAACGTGGGCGCGACACGAAGGAACCGCTGAG from the Gemmatimonadota bacterium genome contains:
- a CDS encoding glycosyl hydrolase, with product EREQQIGRMFDGIHVQYWSGGTTIGVAGIDQADINNNMPQWIHDRGQHVCVTWSPPYSIADVNAGKADSVFTVAANHFGSYQFPIMLRLWWEFDNTAGFKWSVGGTPNIGSPFVAAWRRVVGIFQAAGATNVGFWWCPLEGSPDRPGINASYPGDQYVDWVGSDVYNGGDGSWSTPLHSGWASFAECALYTGASVPSQYSLWSGRKPFVIGELGCRADPRKGDWWRAIPAALQTAPHMVGLSIFDQDVSKAEPGNNWLIDTSADSLAGFKQMAQALA